CGTAGTAATCGCTGTAGCGGTAAGCCCAACGGTCTAAGATTGTTAGCcgcatgacaaattaaattaaattgttcatgTTTAGCCGGTACCGTACATCAGAATTCTGATTTCTGATGACTGACGTCAGTATTTCACGGACAGTCGTAACTCGTTTCAAACGTTTCACGTCAATGCACTACAAAATTCAGTGTGCATAGGCGCAACTAAAACGTGGGGTGCTATAATATTGATggtatttcactataataatggTAGTTTAACCTAATAAAACAAGGGATGCTAAATTTGAACCTGAGGGTGCTAAAGACCCTTTTGCACCTCCCTAGTTGCGCTTATGACAATGTTGAACGTTGCGTAAATTGTCGCCCATGTATTTCTTATTTACTAGCATGCGGTTCGCTGGctccaaataaaaaataaaaacttcatCTCAATGGCAATTAGCTGGCTCCTAGCTCACGTCAAGTCGCGACCTATTTATTAACTAAAGTTCCTatttgcttaaaaatattaaccaatAAATAAAGCATACAAATTATTAGACACCACAACTCGATTTGTATTTCTAAcccaattactttttaaaatagatataaaataaagatttcataacgattaaaaatttttttagtaaatttgtcACGTTGTAACTTATAAGTGACCTGGAGTACTTTTCGTAAGATCATTTTTTTGGCTTATAGTATAAATGTCCTAAGTTAAAAACGACTAGTTTTCAGGAAGATttaacaaaacattgaaaaatcatTCAAAATCTTTGACAATAATGTCTGAgctgataatttaatttaataaatgtcaaTTTCTTACTTAAGACATTTATACCATACACCAAAGATTTAATCTcctaaatatacataatagtaacattttaattatttttgattagtaaatattaatgtatttacttatttattttttcacataatACATAGAGGCTCAAGGAGTCGGCGACATAGGCCCACGCCTAGGGGGGCACTTAAGCAGCACTTTAGTAAGAGATCAAAATTATCCTCTCAAAGAAAACAGattgttattattgatattgacAAACATAAGAATAAAGTAttagtattcactattcactattcagtaataattataacaacaacACATTCCATagcaagtaaaaaataaaataaattacgttgAATAATTCTAACcatcctaaaaataataaattgtaataattaatcttATAAGACAAGCCTAGTAAATGTAAtacggtttgaaaaaaaaaaaagttataaaagaaattatattttattcctaaTGCtcaactgttattataataatgttaaagcaaatagaaaaacaatttttgcaataataaaaaaataaactacttctTCTTTTTACCCCTGCCACTACCACcactatttttgattttcttatcAGGAGCTGGCGATGCTGCTTTTTTACTAGCTTTTTTCTTTACCTAGACATAGAGTACTTTAAATAATGATcatcacaaatatttaaaatataatatatatatattgtttatatatacgCACAATTGAAATTAAGGCATCATTTGCAatatcttcttcttcttcatcactaatattatcatctatctCATGTTCATCTACCAAACCTTCAACATCATCTACAgcttttttattcttttttgttACATTGAATGTTGGTGCACTTTTATTGTATGCTCTAGTAAATGCACTTTTCACTTTAGCTGGGATGTCAGACATTAGATCTTTATGGCCAGGCCACGAAGATAGTTCATTAAGAGATTCCACGTCATCTTTAACCAGATGATAATGATTCATAAAATCTAAAGATTTATGAACACCGTCACTGCCTTCATCAATAAGAGGTTTGAGAATCTTATTTCTTAGAGTGGTTAAGTAATCAAGATTTATTGCTTCTTTACTTGCAgataatctaaattatttatttaatagtttagtatatttctttataacaaattatagtttaataaataccCAGTCACATACCTTATTCTCGTATGAATTTGTAATTCTTGTAAAAGTCTGTTCATTTTGTTTCCCTTGGAAAATTTCCCTAGCCAAGCAgggaaattaatttgtttactcACATGACCTCTCAGAAATTCTCCAGGGCAATAACTAGAAAATATAGCCTaatccaaaatataaatacttattaaatttaattattttaaaagcattcACTTaagaaatttcatttaaaagcattttcatgacaaatactttaaaacatttctaatcaaaaaattaaagaaattttttatagttttattatttttacaagaacAAAATGGTGTTTTTCAattaaatctttatatttttatctgttaAATTAGTAAAACTAGTGAAATGTAATTACTTGTGCAGGCAGTAAGCTCCAGTTATTGGTAGATCTAATTTTTGCACTAACTATGTCTCCTATTCGTATACTGTCAGCCGCTAATGAATAACGTTCAAATGTTTTCCATTTAGAAcctctaaaaaaatttaaccaattaaataaagaaaaatgtttatttaaaaacaaatttactcgACATTATGAGGAACGGcagctaaataattttcttgAACAAATAATGGAGATATGTTATAATCATAAAAGAAAAGGTCACATTTATCAGTAATGTTCATTGATTTGTGTTCTTCAGCAGAAAAAACTTTTCGCACAACATCCCATGGACCctagaacaaaattattatacaaaaatatgagcAAGTGAAaagaaatatcaataatacattaccattttaatgtattttttgtttatgtttaaattatctttTCCAGCAGCGACAACTGACAAATGATTGAGTGTTAATCTAATATCATTATCTGTACTAGCAATAATTGAAGATAAAGTGTCTggagaaatttttaatttttctttgtaaCATATACTCATCATAGCAGCCTAAAATGATATACTATAAGTACCAAAAcacttgaatattaaaattaagaagtACTCATACTTTAATCTGTTCCAATTTTGGTTTATGAAATCGTAGATCAAAACAATAGTTAGATAATGTACGTATTTTTGGATGATTCCGATCATTACACATACATATAACTGGGCATttagcatttttaattaaaataattaactcttgTACACCACCTCGATCTTCATTTCCTGCCATACCGTCAACTTCATCCATTAATAGTGCATGCTTTTTAGTCACAGATTTTCCACCCAAAAAAGGACTCAAAGAAGTTGAAGATAAAAGTTCAgacacattattttgtaattgtttcTTGGATCTTGTATCAGAAGCATTAAATTCTACAATATCAAAACCCAGCTCTTTACAAACTAAATGTGCTGTTGTTGTTTTTCCTAAaaccaaattattaacaatattgtgtaattaaatcctatattttattacaaacactTACCTACACCAGGAGAACCAGAAAGTAGAGCAGCTTTGAAAAAAGCTCCATTATCATCTTTTGCCCAAGGACCTATCAAAACGcattgatacattttgttgccatacatttttcttaacaaactaataatta
Above is a window of Metopolophium dirhodum isolate CAU chromosome 3, ASM1992520v1, whole genome shotgun sequence DNA encoding:
- the LOC132940774 gene encoding replication factor C subunit 1 isoform X1, whose amino-acid sequence is MVEGGFPQNACTCTCINIPFCDWLVYTDIRSYFVKTDGSTKKKDLHNSISPHQKGKSSKKRHVLSSDDEDDVVPPTPAADKPKKKLAEKRKLINPADVFGSEPVKQSTINVIKQKKKTQVDLLEQDFDFEWGELDNIEKQLNDSKSNDIPISPKKSPAKSNQITPKNSPAKYDTFRTPSVSPANKRHILATPKSSSNSNSTPNSSPRKTVQSTLIPQKTKSPSESPRKLGLENKTIKINIESPKKKLNFDDENIIGKSGSKRKMSPTKTPENKKIKISSVDSPDTQESGYTTESSPLQSVKSTIPTDNIESKLWVEKYKPLTLKQIIGQTGEKSNVNKLVNWLKSWYSNHGVGVNKKLTRPSPWAKDDNGAFFKAALLSGSPGVGKTTTAHLVCKELGFDIVEFNASDTRSKKQLQNNVSELLSSTSLSPFLGGKSVTKKHALLMDEVDGMAGNEDRGGVQELIILIKNAKCPVICMCNDRNHPKIRTLSNYCFDLRFHKPKLEQIKAAMMSICYKEKLKISPDTLSSIIASTDNDIRLTLNHLSVVAAGKDNLNINKKYIKMGPWDVVRKVFSAEEHKSMNITDKCDLFFYDYNISPLFVQENYLAAVPHNVEGSKWKTFERYSLAADSIRIGDIVSAKIRSTNNWSLLPAQAIFSSYCPGEFLRGHVSKQINFPAWLGKFSKGNKMNRLLQELQIHTRIRLSASKEAINLDYLTTLRNKILKPLIDEGSDGVHKSLDFMNHYHLVKDDVESLNELSSWPGHKDLMSDIPAKVKSAFTRAYNKSAPTFNVTKKNKKAVDDVEGLVDEHEIDDNISDEEEEDIANDALISIVKKKASKKAASPAPDKKIKNSGGSGRGKKKK
- the LOC132940774 gene encoding replication factor C subunit 1 isoform X2, translated to MPKDIRSYFVKTDGSTKKKDLHNSISPHQKGKSSKKRHVLSSDDEDDVVPPTPAADKPKKKLAEKRKLINPADVFGSEPVKQSTINVIKQKKKTQVDLLEQDFDFEWGELDNIEKQLNDSKSNDIPISPKKSPAKSNQITPKNSPAKYDTFRTPSVSPANKRHILATPKSSSNSNSTPNSSPRKTVQSTLIPQKTKSPSESPRKLGLENKTIKINIESPKKKLNFDDENIIGKSGSKRKMSPTKTPENKKIKISSVDSPDTQESGYTTESSPLQSVKSTIPTDNIESKLWVEKYKPLTLKQIIGQTGEKSNVNKLVNWLKSWYSNHGVGVNKKLTRPSPWAKDDNGAFFKAALLSGSPGVGKTTTAHLVCKELGFDIVEFNASDTRSKKQLQNNVSELLSSTSLSPFLGGKSVTKKHALLMDEVDGMAGNEDRGGVQELIILIKNAKCPVICMCNDRNHPKIRTLSNYCFDLRFHKPKLEQIKAAMMSICYKEKLKISPDTLSSIIASTDNDIRLTLNHLSVVAAGKDNLNINKKYIKMGPWDVVRKVFSAEEHKSMNITDKCDLFFYDYNISPLFVQENYLAAVPHNVEGSKWKTFERYSLAADSIRIGDIVSAKIRSTNNWSLLPAQAIFSSYCPGEFLRGHVSKQINFPAWLGKFSKGNKMNRLLQELQIHTRIRLSASKEAINLDYLTTLRNKILKPLIDEGSDGVHKSLDFMNHYHLVKDDVESLNELSSWPGHKDLMSDIPAKVKSAFTRAYNKSAPTFNVTKKNKKAVDDVEGLVDEHEIDDNISDEEEEDIANDALISIVKKKASKKAASPAPDKKIKNSGGSGRGKKKK